DNA from Sinorhizobium arboris LMG 14919:
TAGCAGCGCCGTTCCCGAATAATCTCCGATGCGCGTTCCGAGCGCGAAAAGAGCGGCGCCGAATCCCGCGCCCAGGAAGACGTTCACCGAGATGAGCGAACTGCCCAGTCCCGGCCGGTCTGCGATCAGCTCCTGCAGATAGGTGATCGGAATGCTGATCAGTGCCGCTGCGCCGAAAGCGCTGATGAGCGTCAGCGCATAAATGTGCCAGCGCTCGGTCGAAAGCCCGAGCAGGGCCATGTTGACGACATAGATCGCCGTGCCGAGCGCGAGCGCATCGATATGACTGAGCCGGTACTGGATACGTCCCCACACCACGATAAACACCACCTCCAGCAAAGCGACGATACCGACGATGATGCCGATATCGCTTACCTTGCCGCCGGCCGCACCGGTGACGATCAGCGGCAGGACCGCCGCAGTGACGTGCAGCATCGACGAAATGAGGGCGATGGCGAGAAGCCGCGCCAGAACGCGCAGCGACAATATCTCGCCGAAGGACGCGAGAAACGAGAGGCGTTTGCCCAAAGCACCGTCCACGCCCGCCTTTTCCGGCAGCAGCCGCAAGACGAGCACGAAGTTGGCGAGACAGCCGAGGCTCGCCAGCAGATAGGCCGGCAGCATGCTGCCGCGGGCGGACAGCACCAATCCGACCAGTCCGGGAACCACTACCCAGGAAAGCGATATGGCCGCACGAATGCCGGAATTGACGGCAGCCGTATGCCTGCCCCCCATATCTTTCGCAGCCGTGCGGACATAGGCGAAGAGCAGCGGATTGAGTGCGCCGTGAACGGGCAGCAGCATGAGGGCCGCAAGCACGAAGCTCCCCTTCGTCGGCAGCAGATAAACCGCCCCGTAGCCTACAACCCCGCAGAGAATGACCGCCAGCATCAGCGCCCGATAATTGCCGACGCGGTCGGCGACGATGCCGATCGTCACGCTGACCGCAACATTGACCAGTGCCGCTGCAAAGATCAGCGCCGAATAGAACCCGTCGCTCAACCCCAGTTCGGTGATGCCGACGACCGACTGGTAGGGCGACGTCGCTGCCCCCGAAAAGCCGAACAGAATGATGGCGATCATGCTTGTCCGGATGACCGGATTGCGCATGGCGATCAACAGCGGGGAAAACATGAGGGGGCAAAGTCCGCGGAAGGGGGAACGTCTCGATGAAACCCGCCGGAGACCCGGGGCGGGTTTACTGTTTCAGGTCCAGCGAGCTGACAGGCTGGCGCTGGGGTGAAACTCGAAATCGCGGTCGAAGGGGAAGATCGGCCGCTGCCGGCGCAGGCTTTCCAGCTTCTCGATATCCTGATTGACGACGCCGTTCGTCAGCGCCATCAGGTTCGGATTGGCGATCGGCGCAAGCTCCGGCGAGAGATAACCGGACTTGACGACGAGCAGCCGCACGGTCCCCGGGTCGAGACCGAGGCGGACAAAGTCCTCGATGTTGTGATAGGGGCGGCGTCGCGCCGACAATACGACCACTATGCTCCCGACCTGAACCACCGCCTGTCGCTCGGCAACCGGTCCCGGATCATCCAGATGCACCACCTCGGCCTCGACCTCTGCGGACGGGCTCGACGCGTCGAGACTGCCGCCGATCCGCAACGTCAGCTTCCCGCCCGCGCCGGCCGCGAAACAGGCATCGACGGCCGGCCGATCGGCAATGCCGGCGATCAACGCATCGCGCCAGCCGCGCTCGAGCAGCGCGATCATCACATCCGCCCGGTCGCCGACGCCGCCACCTGTGGGGTTATCGCCGGAATCTGCGAGGACTACGGGCGCCGTCGTTGCCCGCTCAGCGATGTCGAGCATGTCGGCAAGCGATCCGGTTACCGCTCCGAAATGAAAATTTTTCCTCTGCTGCCAATAGTTTGCAGCAATTTCCTCAGCCGCCTTCGAAGCGTCGGCCTTGTCCGAGCCGGTGACGACGGCGCAGGCGGTCGCTCTCGGCTCGTCGGCCCAGACGTAGCCCACCATCAGATTGGCGTCGAGGATGCCGGGCCGCCTGTCGAATTCAGGCAGAGCACGATAAAGGCTCGACGCCGGCTCGTCCTCCGTCGAGGTGCGTTCCCCGGGGAGGAGAAGCGGCACAGGTGCCCAGGCGACGCCGGGCCGCTTCCCGGAACGAAGCGCCTCTACCAGCATCGACCAGGCCCGCACCATGGTTTCGCGCGTATCGATATGCGGCGCCGTCCGGTAGGCCGCGAAGATATCGATTTGATCGATGATCCGCTGACTGACATTGCCATGGAGATCGTAGCTGACGGCAAGCGGGCAATCGGGGCCGATGACGGCGCGGGCGGCGGTGATCCAGTCGCCCTCGGCGTCGTCCATCCCGTCGACCTTGACCGCGCCGTGCATGGCAAGGTAGAGCCCATCGACAGGCAGGGCCGCCTTCAGCCGCTCCAGGAATTCGGCTTTGAAGGCGTCATAGGCCGGGCGCGAGACGGGGCCGCCGGGTACGGCCCGCGCATGCAGGAGCGGCACGTGGTCTATTCCTTCGGCGCTCAGGAAGTCGAAATAATCCGACCGCAAGAGGTCCTCGCCCCTCAGAATCCGGAAATCTTCGAGCGTCATCAGTACGGGCGAATAGGTGCTGCATTCCGTATGGATTCCACCGACGGCGATCCGCATGGCTCAACTCACAGAATGGGGCTCAATGGCGCGATCGCGGCAAAGCGCAGCCAGTCCTTCTTGTCCTTCGGGGTCCAGGCCGCCTCGGCGATTGCCGGCAGCCGGGGAAAGACGAGGCGGTTGAAATATGCGCGCGACAGGAAATGCTCAGACCAGATGCAGGCCTGGACGCCCTTCATCCGGCTCTTCAGCTCTTCCGGGAACTCTCCTTCCGCCTCATAGGCATAGGTGTGCGCCGGCGTCGCCGTGCCGGCCCAGCTCGCGCCGGGCTCCTGCCAGGCATCCGCCTGGGCCATGTCGAGATAGTAGGCCTGGCCCGGGGTCATCACGACGTCGTAGCCTTCGCGCGCAAGTTCGATGCCGACTTTCGGGTTCTCCCAGGCCATCAGCAGCGTGCCCTCGGTTCCGACGCCGCCGCCATGCGCGACCTCGTTCCAGCCGACAAGTTTGCGCCCGCGCGCCGTCAGCATCTGTTTCACCTTCTTGAGGAAATAGGACTGCAGCGCGAAGGTGCCGGAAATCCCTTCCTGCTCCATGAGTTTTCGCGCCAGCGGTGACGCGAGCCATGAGCCGTCGGCCACCTCGTCGCCGCCGACATGGATATAGCGGCTCGGAAAGAGCTCGACCATTTCGTCGAACACCTTCTCAAGGAACTCATAGGTGTGCGGGATGGCCGGGTTGAGGGCATTGTTCGGATAGCCTTGGACCGAATGGTAGCTTTCCGGCGCCTCCTGCCCATCGGAGAGTTCGGGAAGCGCCACGAGCGCGGCAGTGCTGTGACCGGGTATGTCGATCTCCGGGACGACTTCGATGCTGAGCGCCGCGGCATGCGCGACGATCGCCTTCACGTCCGCATGGCTGTAGAAGCCGCCGACCGGTTCGGCGCCGTTGCCGAGTTGAGGCAGCATAGGCTCGTCCGGACCGCGCATGACGCCGAGCGTCGTCAGCGTCGGATAGGCCTTGATTTCCAGCCGCCAGGCTTCGTCGTCGGTCAGGTGCCAGTGGAAAATGTTGAGCTTGAACCAGGCGAGAATATCGATGAGCCGCATGAGGTCGGCGGTCGGGTAGAATTGCCGCGAGACATCGAGATGACACCCGCGCCAGCCATAGCGTGGCCGGTCCGCTATTGCGCCGGCGGCGGGAAACCTGAATTCGCCTTCGTGGTTTCGCGCTCCGTCGATCAACTGCGCGAGCGTCGTCAGGGCATATTGCCTGCCGGCCGCCGCTCCGTACTCAAGCCGGATCTCCCGGTCGGAAAAAGCAAGCGTGTAGGCTTCGCCTTCGAGCTCCGCTTTTTTCGTGAAGACGATCGGCAGACCTTGCGGGGATGGCGCAAGACTGAAGGGAGCGTGACCGGCAGAAAACAGCCGATGGAAGAGCGCGAGAACGGTGGAGACGGCATCGATCTCGTCCGCATTGCTGTCCGCTGCGGGATAGAGCACGTCCGGGACCGTGTCTCCGGGCGCCGCGTCGATTTCCGCAGGCCAGGGCTGCAGCGCGAAGGGAAGCTCGAGCCAGCCTTCGGGAAGACGCACCGGCGGCAGCTCGCTCGCGGCGCCTTCGAGGCGGAGAGAGGAAACCGCCACGGGAGCATGGCGGCCATCCGACAGCGTCAGATAGGCCGATTTCGCTCCATCCGTGCAATGCTTCGCCTCGCGGTGCAGGCCGCTGACGGTGAAGGTCCAGTGCTCGCCGTGGGCGAGCGTCAGTCCTTCGGGTGGCGCGAATTCATGAAAATTGGCGTTGCGGCGCAGGAAAACCGCGTTTTCGCAAGCGGCCCCGTCAACAACTCGAGTGAGCGACGTGTAGACCAGCCGGAAGCCGCTGAGCGGCCCGCCCGACAGATTGAAGAGGCTGAAGGTGAAGCGCCCGAACGGGCCGCCATCCGGTTGCCAGGCAGACTCGAGGCGATAGAGAACCGGCAGCATGAACATCCTCCCAAGGTGGATTCGTCAGTAATGGATCGATTGCGAGAAGGTCCGCGCGACGTCCGCCTGTCCTGCGGTCAGCCCGCAGTCGACGGGCAGGCAGATACCGGAGATGGCTCCGGCGGCGGGGCTGGCAAGGAAATGCACCGCTTCGGCGACGTCCTTCGGGTCGACGATACGCTGCAAGGGATACCAGCGCTTTGCCTCCTCGAAGACCTGCGGATTGGCGGCTGCGCGTGCCTCCCAGGCCTGCGTGCGCACCGTGGCCGGCGCCACCGCATTCGCGCGGATGCCGAACTTGCCGTATTCGACGGCGATCAGTCGCGTCAGATGCAGAAGGCCCGCCTTGGCGGCGCTATAGGCCGGATGGCCGAAAACATTCATGCCGTTCACCGAGGCGATGTTGACGACCGAGCCCCGGCTCTCTTTCAGCATTTCCTCGACAGCCCGGAAACAGAGAAAGGCCGCTTCGAGGTTGAGTGCATTGTCCATGCGCCAGATATCCTGCGTGGTGTCGTGCAGGCTGACGGCGCGGGCAGCCCCCGCATTGTTCACGAGGGTACGCACGCTGCCGACGGACGCGGCAGCCTCCGCCATTGCGGCCACGCTTGCGGCGTCCGTCACATCGCAGGAAACGGCCAGGAAGCGCTCCGTTCCGCCGAGATCACGCGCCGTCCTCTCCGCCGCCTCACTGTCGATGTCGGCCACGAGAACGGTGTCGTGACAGTCGCCCAGGCGCGCGGCGATAGAGCGGCCGATATCACCGGCGGCTCCTGTGACGATCGCAACGGATTTCGGCATGGGCGTTCCTTCTGCCACGTCAGTCTCCGAGAAGCTGTCGGTCGTCGCCATCCCTGTGCACCACGAGCTGCTGCTTGATGCGTCTGAGCGTCACCGTCGCCTGCGGCTGGACGCGGTAGGCGACGAGGCTCGCGACGATATCGAGCAGTGCGATATAGGCGATACGGGTGGAGGTCGGACGATAGATGTTGTTTCCTTCCGGCAGGTCCACCGGCACGGTGATATCGGCTGCCTGTGCGACCGGGCTGCCGCTCTGGGTAAGCGCGATCGTCGGCACCTGGGCCTCCCGCGCAAGCGTGAAAGCGCGCACCATCTCCGCGTTGCGTCCGGAAAAGGACGAGCCGACGATGACGTCGGCAGGCCGTGCGGCCGCCGCCATCATCATCTGCATGCTGTGATCGGAACTCGCAGTGATGCGCATGCCCAGGCGGAAGAGACGGTTCTGGAACTCCCCGGCGATCATCGAGGAATTGCCGCCCGAACCGAAGGCATAGATCATTTCCGCCTGCGCCAGCCGGTCGGCTGCCTGCTCGATCGCGGCAAGATCGAGAGAACGGTGCAGCAGGAAGAGCGCATTCTGCGCCTTACTGATGATATCCTGCGCCACATCGCCGGGCTCCTGGCTTTTCGGCTCCGGCTTCAGGTAGCGCATCCCGATATAGGGCGTGCGGGCCAGTTGCACCTTGAAATCGGAAAAGCTCTCGCAGCCGAGCCGCCGGCAGAAGCGCGTGACCGTCGGCGGCGAAACGTCGGCTTTACCCGCAAGTTCGATGATCGAAGCGTTCACCGCGAACTCGAAATCATTGAGCAGGATGTCGGCGATGCGGTTTTCCGACTGGGAAAGCCGCCCCTTCTCCTCCTGCAGTGTCGCGAAAATATCCATCGAACGGCGCCCTCTCCCTGCTCAGGCGTCCTTCGGCTTGTACGCGACGCAATCGATTTCCACCTTGCAGTCGACCATCATGGACGACTGCACACAGGCGCGCGCCGGCGGATGAGCTCCGAAATATTCGTGATAAATCCTGTTGAAGCTCCAGAAATCCCGC
Protein-coding regions in this window:
- a CDS encoding MFS transporter, yielding MFSPLLIAMRNPVIRTSMIAIILFGFSGAATSPYQSVVGITELGLSDGFYSALIFAAALVNVAVSVTIGIVADRVGNYRALMLAVILCGVVGYGAVYLLPTKGSFVLAALMLLPVHGALNPLLFAYVRTAAKDMGGRHTAAVNSGIRAAISLSWVVVPGLVGLVLSARGSMLPAYLLASLGCLANFVLVLRLLPEKAGVDGALGKRLSFLASFGEILSLRVLARLLAIALISSMLHVTAAVLPLIVTGAAGGKVSDIGIIVGIVALLEVVFIVVWGRIQYRLSHIDALALGTAIYVVNMALLGLSTERWHIYALTLISAFGAAALISIPITYLQELIADRPGLGSSLISVNVFLGAGFGAALFALGTRIGDYSGTALLSSLAGAAGLMLLLFLDGDCRGKESAS
- a CDS encoding beta-N-acetylhexosaminidase produces the protein MLPVLYRLESAWQPDGGPFGRFTFSLFNLSGGPLSGFRLVYTSLTRVVDGAACENAVFLRRNANFHEFAPPEGLTLAHGEHWTFTVSGLHREAKHCTDGAKSAYLTLSDGRHAPVAVSSLRLEGAASELPPVRLPEGWLELPFALQPWPAEIDAAPGDTVPDVLYPAADSNADEIDAVSTVLALFHRLFSAGHAPFSLAPSPQGLPIVFTKKAELEGEAYTLAFSDREIRLEYGAAAGRQYALTTLAQLIDGARNHEGEFRFPAAGAIADRPRYGWRGCHLDVSRQFYPTADLMRLIDILAWFKLNIFHWHLTDDEAWRLEIKAYPTLTTLGVMRGPDEPMLPQLGNGAEPVGGFYSHADVKAIVAHAAALSIEVVPEIDIPGHSTAALVALPELSDGQEAPESYHSVQGYPNNALNPAIPHTYEFLEKVFDEMVELFPSRYIHVGGDEVADGSWLASPLARKLMEQEGISGTFALQSYFLKKVKQMLTARGRKLVGWNEVAHGGGVGTEGTLLMAWENPKVGIELAREGYDVVMTPGQAYYLDMAQADAWQEPGASWAGTATPAHTYAYEAEGEFPEELKSRMKGVQACIWSEHFLSRAYFNRLVFPRLPAIAEAAWTPKDKKDWLRFAAIAPLSPIL
- a CDS encoding SDR family oxidoreductase, coding for MPKSVAIVTGAAGDIGRSIAARLGDCHDTVLVADIDSEAAERTARDLGGTERFLAVSCDVTDAASVAAMAEAAASVGSVRTLVNNAGAARAVSLHDTTQDIWRMDNALNLEAAFLCFRAVEEMLKESRGSVVNIASVNGMNVFGHPAYSAAKAGLLHLTRLIAVEYGKFGIRANAVAPATVRTQAWEARAAANPQVFEEAKRWYPLQRIVDPKDVAEAVHFLASPAAGAISGICLPVDCGLTAGQADVARTFSQSIHY
- a CDS encoding M81 family metallopeptidase; this translates as MRIAVGGIHTECSTYSPVLMTLEDFRILRGEDLLRSDYFDFLSAEGIDHVPLLHARAVPGGPVSRPAYDAFKAEFLERLKAALPVDGLYLAMHGAVKVDGMDDAEGDWITAARAVIGPDCPLAVSYDLHGNVSQRIIDQIDIFAAYRTAPHIDTRETMVRAWSMLVEALRSGKRPGVAWAPVPLLLPGERTSTEDEPASSLYRALPEFDRRPGILDANLMVGYVWADEPRATACAVVTGSDKADASKAAEEIAANYWQQRKNFHFGAVTGSLADMLDIAERATTAPVVLADSGDNPTGGGVGDRADVMIALLERGWRDALIAGIADRPAVDACFAAGAGGKLTLRIGGSLDASSPSAEVEAEVVHLDDPGPVAERQAVVQVGSIVVVLSARRRPYHNIEDFVRLGLDPGTVRLLVVKSGYLSPELAPIANPNLMALTNGVVNQDIEKLESLRRQRPIFPFDRDFEFHPSASLSARWT
- a CDS encoding MurR/RpiR family transcriptional regulator, with product MDIFATLQEEKGRLSQSENRIADILLNDFEFAVNASIIELAGKADVSPPTVTRFCRRLGCESFSDFKVQLARTPYIGMRYLKPEPKSQEPGDVAQDIISKAQNALFLLHRSLDLAAIEQAADRLAQAEMIYAFGSGGNSSMIAGEFQNRLFRLGMRITASSDHSMQMMMAAAARPADVIVGSSFSGRNAEMVRAFTLAREAQVPTIALTQSGSPVAQAADITVPVDLPEGNNIYRPTSTRIAYIALLDIVASLVAYRVQPQATVTLRRIKQQLVVHRDGDDRQLLGD